AGCCATGCTCCTGCAACACCCGTGCCACCAGCCTGAGGGCCGCCCGCGCGTCGGACAGCGGCCGGCGCGCGGCACTGAGCGCGGTAGCGGCGATGCTGCGGCCGTAGTCGTGGGCGATGCGGTGCAACGCCTCTACCACGGGCGCGCCGTCTTGCTGGGATTGGACGATGGCGTGGGCCATCAGCCGCCCGGCCAACTCGTATTGGCGTTGCGGCAAACTGACCGCGATGTCGCGACGGACCCGCCGATACAGTTTCGAGGTGCGTCCCGCTCCCGGGCCGGACCGGCCCGTCAACCGGGCGTAATCGCATTCCAGTAGGCCCTCGGCGGTCAGCCGGTCCAGGTGAAACTTGGCCTGGTGCCGAGCGATTCCCACCTCTTCGGCAGCCTGGTCACGGCTCACCGGTCCCGGTTGCGAACACACGAACCGGTACAGCTCGTAGCGCACCGGGTCGGCGAGGGCGCCGATCCCGGCGGCGTCGCGTCGCAGTTGGTCCATCACGCCTACTTCTCGATCACAGAGCCTTGACGTTACCGCCATTGATTTCTAAAGTTTAGTTAATTATCCGTTAGCTTTCAGGAGCAGTCGTGATCACCTTCCCGAACGGCGCCGCCCTCAGTGAACGGTTCGACGATCAGGCTACGCGCGCGCATTGCCGACCGCGATGCGCTGGCGCCGGAGTAAAGCCGTCGGCGTCGTGAAGCACTTTGTGCTGCGTACCGCCGCGCGATCGGCCACCTGGACCATCGGATTGGCGTTGGCGGCCAAGATTGTTCCCCACGTTGCGTTGTCGGTGTCCGGCCTCATCGTCGCCGCGGTGTTTTTCTCGATCACGCAAACCACTTTGTCGCTGAAGATCTTGAAGTTGCCTTACGGCTACGCGTCACTCCTGCTGGGTTCCACCGGCCTGATCCTGACGCTTGTCGCGATGGGCCTTGCTTCCCTGTCGACGCACGGGCTCAGCATCTATGGCGCCGCGTCCTGGCTCGCCGCGACGGTCATGGTGTGGCTGGTGACGACGATCGGCGCGATTCTGCTCTTCGACGTCTACCTCCCGCGGTATCCAGCGCAAGCGCGGGTCATCCACCGCTACTAGGGAATTGACTCACGAAAGGGAGAAATGGGCGACACACACCACGACCCGACCGATCGGCACCGGACAGCGCAGCCGCGCGCCGGCCTCACCATGAAAGACAATTTCTTTTGGCCCGGGTTCATTCTCCTGGGCGTCGCCCTGTCCGGCATCATTGCCACCGTCGCGGTCGCCGCCTATCAACATTACGAGTGGCTCACCACGTTGGCGCTCATCGCGTTGCTTGCCACCGCGGCGGCGATCCTGTGGTTCGTCGTGGAACTTCGCCGGGTCACCCTTTTAGAACAGCAGCTCAGGCTACTCGGCGCTTCCGACCACCAGGCGGGGCCGTAGCCGCGACGCGCTGATACCGGCCCCGCGGGCGAGGTCGTCGATCAGCACATCGGCGAAGTCCGCCAGTCCACGGGCGTCGATGGCGTGCGGCGCCGGCCGTTGCTGCTGCGCGAGGTGGGCGGAGGCACGGCGAAGCAGCGTCATCGCACCCTTGAGGTTGCCCCGCTGGGCGTGGGTGAGCCCCACCGCGAGCTGCGTCAGGCCCTGCCACAGGGCCTGCTCGTCGGCCGGACCGTTCTTCCAGGCGGCCTCGAGCACCTCGTGCGCGTTGAAGGCGAGGCCTCGGTCCAGCAGATCCTGGGCATAGGCGAGCGTTTCGGCCGGCGTCAACGCCAGGTCGTCCGGAATGCGGGGAACGCCTTCGCTGCCCGGCGGCAGTGGCCGGCCCAACGCGTCGCGGGGTCGGGCGCTGCGCGGCCGGCCCGATTCGTCGCGATCACGCCCGGTCATCTCTCCATCATGACAAGCGACCCGCCCGGCACGCTCGCGG
The sequence above is drawn from the Mycobacterium marseillense genome and encodes:
- a CDS encoding helix-turn-helix transcriptional regulator; the encoded protein is MDQLRRDAAGIGALADPVRYELYRFVCSQPGPVSRDQAAEEVGIARHQAKFHLDRLTAEGLLECDYARLTGRSGPGAGRTSKLYRRVRRDIAVSLPQRQYELAGRLMAHAIVQSQQDGAPVVEALHRIAHDYGRSIAATALSAARRPLSDARAALRLVARVLQEHGYEPRQGDDGVYLVNCPFHALAQEQTELACGMNHALINGMVDAMTPQCLHARLQPTPGRCCVVVAPDAD
- a CDS encoding UsfY protein, whose amino-acid sequence is MGDTHHDPTDRHRTAQPRAGLTMKDNFFWPGFILLGVALSGIIATVAVAAYQHYEWLTTLALIALLATAAAILWFVVELRRVTLLEQQLRLLGASDHQAGP
- a CDS encoding DUF309 domain-containing protein, which codes for MTGRDRDESGRPRSARPRDALGRPLPPGSEGVPRIPDDLALTPAETLAYAQDLLDRGLAFNAHEVLEAAWKNGPADEQALWQGLTQLAVGLTHAQRGNLKGAMTLLRRASAHLAQQQRPAPHAIDARGLADFADVLIDDLARGAGISASRLRPRLVVGSAE